A window of the Trichocoleus sp. FACHB-46 genome harbors these coding sequences:
- a CDS encoding PPC domain-containing protein, protein MNFVSNLWKTGTVAALGALFSVGLPLVVRPAIASYAPEQEPNNDLFTEAQSLDSLFSLDWDEDILNSLEIPHASIWGSGFSECITQDECLDEFDFYSFTVPTGKRTFSFFDIDRTTGDLDTQLFLFDRIPDLTLLAFNDDALASLGAKGSQASCSIFDPNFSCDSFLGFNLSNPGTYYLGVNFIPPATAGRIEGNYTLHVSLRTEDVPASVPEPASGLGLLSVGALGARAIHKRKKATGLDQAA, encoded by the coding sequence ATGAACTTCGTATCTAACCTTTGGAAAACCGGAACGGTTGCAGCGCTTGGTGCTCTTTTTTCGGTTGGCTTACCACTAGTAGTACGACCTGCGATCGCGAGCTATGCTCCGGAACAAGAACCCAACAATGATTTGTTTACAGAAGCCCAGAGCCTGGATTCCTTGTTTTCGCTCGATTGGGATGAAGACATTTTGAATTCTTTGGAAATCCCCCATGCCTCTATTTGGGGTAGTGGTTTTTCAGAGTGCATCACGCAAGATGAGTGCCTAGATGAATTCGACTTTTACTCATTCACAGTTCCTACAGGCAAGCGGACTTTTAGTTTCTTTGACATCGATCGCACAACTGGAGATCTAGACACTCAACTCTTTTTGTTCGATCGCATACCAGATTTGACTTTACTCGCTTTCAACGACGATGCTTTAGCCAGTTTAGGAGCTAAGGGTAGTCAGGCAAGTTGCTCAATTTTTGATCCCAACTTCTCTTGTGATTCTTTTTTGGGATTCAACCTGAGTAACCCAGGCACTTACTACTTAGGTGTCAACTTTATTCCTCCCGCTACAGCAGGCCGAATAGAAGGTAACTACACATTGCATGTTTCCTTACGGACTGAAGACGTGCCTGCAAGTGTTCCTGAGCCTGCTTCTGGATTGGGGCTTCTCAGTGTAGGTGCTCTAGGTGCAAGAGCGATCCACAAGCGAAAGAAAGCTACTGGTCTAGACCAAGCTGCTTAA